The Rosa rugosa chromosome 3, drRosRugo1.1, whole genome shotgun sequence sequence gggAAGAAGGGTGGTGGTGAAAAGGATGAAAAGCCTTTTAATTATTCTGCATTctaaatttaaattcaaaatcCAAACTTCTAGACTCTAGGCATCAAACTTTATAAAATGATCAACTTGCCTATGAAAGAGGAACCATCcgagaagagaaaaagaaaggagataGTGCAGGAGAAAGAGACAAAAGCAGGCAGAGTAGTTTTGGCGAAGAGATAAGTGCAAGATGTAAAACTATTAAACTATTGGGAAGGgggtgtggatttcactccccaaaaaataatgaaataaCCAATGATTTTTACCAGCATGTTAaaccttatttattttttctaatcTCATTCCCATATGCCAGTGAGATTTGAATCCATGACCTCTGTGTTGTTggttttacaaataaccaacaggtcacagctcaccgGCAAAAGGACAGGGATCGGGGGCTGCCAGAAGTTGTTGGTCCTGACAAGAGTTATGATTCGGGAATCTATACCACTTTTACCAACATGTTCACTGTGCATCTTTAAAATCTGTAACCCTACACCAATAGCTGTAAAAGTAATATCTCTGACAAATTCACAACTCCAATGCAAAGATAGCCAGTAAACTTCTGCTAGTCTGGACTCTGGCTACATCACCACATagggtgtgtacatgagaacAGCTAGTCTCAATATCATGATCAAAGTTACAAATCACCATTATATTCCTACTTAACCGAGAAACACAACACCCATCATCTAGTTGCAAAATACACATTACAGCACAATAGACAACttgtaaataaaaattaagaCTTGTCgtcaaacaacataaaacatACCTTCCAAGAACTGTCCACATCTGGAAATAAGTTTGTGTCATGTTGACTACCACCTGATAGGAATATAACATAATAATAAGTTTCCATTCATTTCAtcgaaaaacaaacaaacataagCAAAAACAATAAGAAAGAAGCTAAAGATGGCAACCAACGTCGATGCATCTCCTTTGGGAGCCTGGTGAACCTATGCCTCAGGTCCTCACATTTTACTATTGAAGAGGGCTCTTACCCATGTCAAACAACTATGTTATCTTAGGCCCAGAACCTTTATTATGTAAGTTTAATTGGTGTTTTGCAGATAAAATTGCAAGAACATCATGTTTGAGTGATACTATGCAGcaactagttcattcttttGGTAGCACGGGGTTGGACAATTATTTGgtgctctttttttctttctttcttgttgaaAACTGGGTTTGGCCAAACTATTAAGCAACAAGATAATATTGAACTTAAGTCAGTGCAAAAATTCTTTGTCACCTTAGTGTATTCAAGGAAATTTTAGTAACTATATACGTTAACCAAGCTATCCAcaaatatttatatttttttaggTGTGTCCTTAGCAATTTGAATTTCTTTCATGCAAATGTGTGTACAGAGAGTCTCATTTTAGGAGTTCAGAGCAGCCCCCAATAAGCCAAAAGCTCAAGGCACCCTGACCAcagaccacacatatactggCAGTCCAGAATAGACCCAATTACACAGGTGAAAACCAGAGTAATCCATCTCTtttaaagaaaactaaaattgtTAAATTAGTTTATACAACACTGCAAACCAGCCTTGACATATGGATTCAAGTTAACAGGGATGATAAGTTGAACTTATTCTGCTCcccaatagaaaaaaaaaagtgtatagGTATGCTTATTTAATATCAATTACACTATAATGCTTTGCTCCCCTCACTTATCCTTTCCTTTGTGAATGTCTACAACTTTATCCTCTCCGTTCAGATTCCATACTCGAACaatattcaaaaaagaaaaaccatcCTCGCTGTTACCATAAGAAGTAGAGCACAGAAGTTCTACGACAGAAAATGTTTGTAgcaggaaaaaaagaaaggacAGGAAAGCAACTTTGcattaagaaaataataataataaaaaaattaaaatagaataaaaaaaactaCTGTTTTAGTAGGATTAAATTTGTGCATTTGACCTACTGTTTAGATCTAAATTCTTCTACTCTCACTCAGAATTCACTAACCAACCAACTTAGTAGATAGACTAATTCTGTTTTGTCACACATGAAAAATTGTCTTGAAATAACAAACCATAACTTCGTAACCAACACATCATAAGCATACCATATAACAGAACTGAAAAGGCAAACGAAAGTAAAAAAAATCAGATCTTGCAAAACACCCATACCTCCTATATTTCCTGATATGGAGTCCAATGCTAACAAGTCATAATCCGAAACAACACCAACCTACAGCAACATCGAAACGAATACAAGCAACACAAACTCATAAATACCAAGAGTCATTCCTTTCAAAACCTAATACTGATTTTCAATCTCATATATAATCAACAAAATTAAGCAGGATTTACCAGCTTCCAGTCATCATCAATCACAGGAAAACCGGTAATTCTCTTCTCCACCAGAAAATCCAATGCTGCAGAGCCACAAAATCGAAGCAGAGTtagaaatgaaagcaaagcttTCGTTGGAGTAAAAAGTTGATGAGCTTCTTACCTTGGTCGACGGTTGTGGAGGGTTTAACGACGTGTAAATGCTCTTTGGTGGTCATGAAATCGCTGACGGTGTAGTTTCCATTTCTCGGCGCGGAATTGGTGACgccggcggcggaggaggaggaggcgagaaTTGAAGAGCGGCGATGGATTGCGAGGCGGAGAGTCTGGAAACGACGTCGTAGAGAGGGATGAAGAGGCGAGCGAGGAAGTAGAGGAAGGGAGAAGGTGAGAGGTGAAAGAGAAGAAGGAGGGGAGGTGTGATAGGCCAGAGCGATTGGGATTTGGATTGAGTTTGAGCCCATCATa is a genomic window containing:
- the LOC133738204 gene encoding CBS domain-containing protein CBSX2, chloroplastic-like isoform X2 yields the protein MMGSNSIQIPIALAYHTSPPSSLSPLTFSLPLLPRSPLHPSLRRRFQTLRLAIHRRSSILASSSSAAGVTNSAPRNGNYTVSDFMTTKEHLHVVKPSTTVDQALDFLVEKRITGFPVIDDDWKLVGVVSDYDLLALDSISGNIGGGSQHDTNLFPDVDSSWKEGLKSIRCLREKSLKPDPQTLLAPQIEGFQALALTILSLLGSPRRVR
- the LOC133738204 gene encoding CBS domain-containing protein CBSX1, chloroplastic-like isoform X1, with the protein product MMGSNSIQIPIALAYHTSPPSSLSPLTFSLPLLPRSPLHPSLRRRFQTLRLAIHRRSSILASSSSAAGVTNSAPRNGNYTVSDFMTTKEHLHVVKPSTTVDQALDFLVEKRITGFPVIDDDWKLVGVVSDYDLLALDSISGNIGGGSQHDTNLFPDVDSSWKTFNEIQKLLSKTNGKVVGDLMTPAPLVVRETTNLEDAARLLLATKYRRLPVVDSDGKLVGIITRGNVVKAALQIKRGSKKLA